GGTTTCATCGTCAAGTCGCAACGTGCTCCCATGGCGAAGATTATTCGCCGGGTCAACGAATATACGATCTGTAAAGTCCCTGACGCGCTGCCATACAGAGAAATCCATATGACCGAGTACTGGATCAGCCGATGAGCAGGAGGCTTTTCTCTGACCGCCAGAGAAAGATCCTGAGACTACTTGCCGGCAGCTCTTGCCAAAAGTGCGGGCAGCCGCTCGACGCCAGCTTTCATGCCGATCATAAGCAGGCTTTTTCGAAAGGCGGCAAGACCATCCTTAAGAACGGCCAGGCTCTATGTCCAACATGTAATCAACAAAAGGGGAATAAGGATGACGCAGATTAACTTGCGACCGTGGCAGGCTCAGGCAATCAGTAAGGCCATCACTTGGCTTGTTGAGACCCGAGTTGATCGACACTTTCTGATTAATGCAGCACCCGGAGCAGGCAAAACGATCTGCGCATCTGTTATTGCACGTCGGCTGATCGAAGCCGATGAGATTGACCGAGTGATTGTGATCGCTCCACGATCTGAAGTCGTAAGACAATGGGCGGAGGAGTACAAGGTTGTTACTGGCCGCAGCATGACAAAGGTCACAGGCGCTCATGCCGAGATCGAAGACTATGGCACTGATTTATGCGCTACATGGTCAGCAATTCAGGGATTACAGGACGGATTTCAACAAGTCTGCCGAGCATCAAGGACTTTGGTGATCTGTGACGAGCATCACCATGCAGCTGTCGAAGCAGCTTGGGGCGCGAAGGCAGATGGAGCCTTTACCGATGCTAGATACGTTCTTGTTCTCACAGGAACCCCCATTCGGTCGGATGGGCAGGAACCTGTCTGGTTTGGGTATGATAGTCTTGGAAGGATAGACCACCCTCAAGAGGGCACATATACACTCTCTTACGGAGATGCAGTTGACTTAGGATACTGTCGACCGATCACTTTTCATCGGCATGAAGGACGCTTCTCTGTTACGCTTCCGGATGGAGACAATATAGCTGTCTCAGGTACTGCCGAGACCGAACTAGGTACCGAACTTAAGCGCATCAAAGGCTTGCAGCAGGCTCTTGATTTTTACAAGCTTGCTTGCACCCCAAAATATTTAGCTGATGGAGAGACCCCCGATGTGGAATCTTATCAAGCATCAATGCTCCAGTGGGGCATCGCAAAACTCAACGACATCCGCCACCTGATACCCAACGCAGGCGGGCTTGTGATTGCTCCAAACATTGCTGTGGCAGAGTACATGGCAGCTTTGCTTGAACAACTTGAGGGGGAACGACCTGTCCTTGTGCATAGTCAGCTAGCTAATGCAGAGGCTCGCATCAGCTCCTTCAAAAATACGGACAAGCGTTGGTTGGTGTCCGTCTCGATGATTTCTGAGGGTGTAGACATCAAGCGCCTCCGTATTCTAGTCTACTTACCTTACGCCCAGACTGAACTTGCTTTCAGACAGGCAATGGGACGGGTCGTACGCAGCTTAGGCGACAATGATTACTCGCGGGCTTACGTAGTGATGCCCACTCACAGAATTCTGGAAGAGTACGCCCGCCGGGTTGAGCTTGAGATGAGCCCCGCCGCTCGCAAGGACAATCCACGCCCTACGACAAAAACCTGTCCAACGTGTGAGGCACAGAACCCGCTGAACGCCGCCCATTGTAGCGACTGCGGACACGAATTCCCCTCCCGACCAGAAAAGTTCAAGGCTTGCGGCGAGTGCGGCTCTCTCAATCCATTCAGTGCAGACGAATGTCAGGTTTGTGGACACTCATTCCGAACCGACTTCCAAATCACTCTCAACGAAGCATTGCGGCTGGGAGCAATCGTCCGCGGCATGGATCTGGAGGAGGACGAGGTTAGAGAGGGTGAAGACAACAAAGCTGAGATCCTCTCAGATGTCCTTGCCAGCGGCGACGACGCACTGATTAAAGTCGTGAAGCAACTCCCAGAGGAGTCGTGGGGCCGCTTGAGAAGAATCCTTAATAGGACCTAAAATCATCAAGGATACTCGAATCGCCGTAGGCAAGCGTGGTCTGTTATGCGGCGCATTCAGTGTTTGCTCCCTCTCCCGCAGTTGATCTAATTGCGGGAGAACGATGGGGCTGACCTACTACTAACTGTCTGAACAGCTTCCTACATGCAAAATGTTCGTTGACGTTTGATCATGGTGCGGTCTGCGCCTTCTCAACATCAAACCATACCGGCCATCCACCCCTCCGTAAGGATACTCCGCTACTGATCGCTTAAGATGTAGACATTGCAGTGAGCCATGCTGCTATCGCCGCAAAGCGGGTGACGCGCTCTGCATGAGCTGGGTACAGAGGTGTACGAGTTAGGCGGCCGGACTTCGGCTTTCCGCATCACCGTTGCAATAGCCAGTTTTCCCAGCCTCCTAGTTCGTCTTCAGATGAGATGGTCGGGGCAACTTTTACGACCTCCCGCACGTCCTCATACAGGAGCGCCAGAACCGCCCACCGCGCGAGCCGTAGATCTCCTGCAAGTGGCTCCAAATTCTTGTCCAGATGTCAGGAGTGAACTAGCGCAATGGCGCCCAGGAGAAGACTGGGAATTCACCTGCATAGGTCTTGCAGAACAAGGGTTTTACCTACGGCTTGTCATTGCGTGTGTGCCACCACCGTGTACCACCTGCAATGAGTGGAGATTCCTTCCAGTGTGTTAAGTTCCGCACCCAGTTGATGATTCGGGGGCGCAATGGCCGCGAGAGGACGCGCAAGGGCAACCACTCCCTTGACTTTCGGGAACAGCATCAAGGATGAGCTCATGGCAGCGTTTGCTTGGGCTCAGATGGACGAACGTCAGCGGAAGGCCTTTAAGAAGAGCCACGGAACTGATCCAAAGGTCATTGTCGCTCATGCGGCCGGCTCCCTGGCCTTCAATTACGGGGCCTTCACCGCACAGGCTGGGAAAAAGAACTTCGGCGAGAACCTCTCCCGCCATCTCGCAACGCGCTTCTCGGCTGCGCTCGCGCATGCGTTTCCTGGCATACTCCCAAGTCCAGATGGCAAGGGTCACGAGTCCAAGGCTCGCACCTCGAAGGGTTACAAGAAGCTCGATGTGAACTATTCGACGCCAGAACTCGGGCTGGGTCTAGGTGTCAGCATCAAAACGATCAACGCTATCGACGCGAAGTCCAAGCGCTTCACCAAGAACTATACGCGTGTCGATGCCGAACTTCGGGCCGAAGCGGCCGACTATCACGAGAGACAACCGTACGCGACGATGGTGGCCGTCATCTTCCTCCCTGTAGCCGCCTGTGAAGATGCATCGGAGAAGGATCCTTCGAGCTTTGGGGCCGCAGTGAGGCTCTTCCGGCACCGCGCAGGACGTCACGACACAGCCCACTCCGGTATGCTCTTCGAGAGGGTTTTCATCGGCCTCTATGACACAGACCCTGCGACGTTCGGCGAAACCTACTTCGTCGATGTCACATCACCTCCCCCTTGGAGCGGCAGACCCCGGAGTAGCCTGTCGTTCGACGAGGTCGTCTCGGCAATCATCGCGGAGTACGACAGGCGGAATAAGCCGGAGTTCATATGGGAGAGCGCAGTTCCCACTGAAGCGTACGAAGAGGAGGACGAGCTCACCGAGGAGGATTCAGACGACGAAGAGGATCAAGAAGGTGTGCCTCCTGCTGTGGGGTAAGCTCTCCGAGCTTGTCAACTTCGCATCCCCAGATTGTCATGACATAAAAGCCCATCTCGGAGAGTTGTGCGGCTTTCCGACGATCCCGCTCCTTGTTGGTGTCGATCTTGTCGCGCCAGAACTCTTCGTTGCGCTTTGGTAGGCGCGACCGCACGCAATTCTCATGGCCGTGCCAGAAGCATCCGTGGACGAAGATGGCCCATCGGTGTTTTCGGTTTGCGAGATCTGGTGATCCAGGTAAATCGCGGTTGGAGGTCGTGAAGCGAATGCCCCGTGCCCAGAGCCAACGACGCAGCATCAGCTCCGGTTTCGTATCGCGCTGACGGATGCGCTTCATCCGTGCTGAGGTTTGAGCGTCTGTTACGACGCGCGGGCGTGTTCCCATCACTCTGCCGCGGCAAGCATCGCCTTTCCTTCGTGCTGCTCCATTCGCGCTAAGTGGAGCCTCACTGCGTCCTTGAACTCCTTCGTGATCCGCAGTGGGCTTCTGAGGATTCGTTCATGGAAGCCGTTCGTCGCACGCCGAGAGAGCAACTGGCCGCCATGGATGAGGAAGCTCGCCAGCGGTGGACGAGAGCGGTTCACTGGCCACGTACCGATGTCCACTCGCCTCCTCACCCGACCGTCGAACCAAGCCGCAGCAGGCCATTTGCTTCCGGGCTCAATAGTAGTCCCTTCAGGAACCTTCGCGTTTGCAGAACCTGCGAGACGTTCTCCAATCCACGCGGCGACTTCGACATTCACTGCGTTGCCTATTAATAGCCACCGCTTACGCTGATTGAACCGGCGTTCCCCGAATTGAGGGAGAACTGTGTCCACATCGGTCCAGCCGCTCTCGAAGCCTTGCAGCCGCTCACCGTCTCGGAGGTCAGGCGTGATAATCTTGCCATCAGGCATGAGCACGGCAGGTGCTGCTGGAATCCCGATTGCTGACCCGCCTTTCAAGGTCGGAATGCAGTCCTCACCCCATCCAAGTCCTTTGTTTCCTTCGGTCCAGTAAAAGCCGTGAGCGGCTTCGCTCAGACCGTAAACACGCTGATCTGGCGCCTCATCACCTTGCAGCAGGGCGTCCCGCGGGTCACCCTCTTGGGTCGCGTATAGGAACACCCGAAGCCGCCGTTGCGGCAGGCCGAACGCCCTGGCGTCGATGACGCGGTATGCCCATCGGTATCCTCGTGCCTCCAGCGCCTCCACCACCTCCGTCATGTATTGACCACCGTGGAGGACCCGCCAGTTCGGCACGTTCTCGATCAGAAGGCGAGGAAACGGACGAGCATCGAGCAAATCGAAGACTTTTCGTACGAGGCTCGACTGCGCTCCCTGGAATCCCTGCATCCGGCCTGCTTGGCTCAGATCGGTGCACGGAAACCCAGCTGTGAGCAGGTTCGAAGCAGGATCGATGTCCTCCACCAATGCTTCCGTCTTGCGGACATCGAAGTTGATCCGGATGTCGCGGAAGCGGTGCGCCAGGACCGCCGTTGCCTCGGGGTCATTCTCGCAGAAGAGCGTCGTTACGTGGCCGCTCCGATGCAGCCCGAGTTCCATGCCTCCGATACCGCCAAAGACCGCAGTCACGTTGAGTGTCGTTTTCATGTCCCAGCCATCTGACTTTCAGCCGGACCGTAGCAGCAGATCAAACAAAACTCGAGGATTTTTTTGCCTTCGAAGCAACAACGGCACGTTCTTTGTATGTTCACCATGAGGCATCACGGCACATCGTTCAACATGGGCCGTAGTATGATCCGGTGGATAAGTGAGGCCCTCTCCGGGTTCGGATTATCTTCCGCAAGAAAGGGCGGTCAAAAGAAGTTGAGCAAGGCCAAATTCCCCCATACCTCGGCTGAGGTCCGAGGGGCTGTCGCGCTTATAGGATCGGCCTAATCCGAGGTGCTCAAGAACGAGACGGTTGTGGCGACTGCGCCTTAGCCGGCTAGTAGAGGAGTTCAATTGAGCGATGCTCGGCCGAGCGACCTGCCGTCTCTTGTCCTTTGGCGGAAGCCGGCTGGACGCGTTAAGGCACTGTTACCCGGAATGGCTCCAGTGCCGAAAAGACGCTCTGGTGCACTTCCCACCCCGTTAGGACACGGTCCAAATCCGCTCCAGGCCAGGCCGGAGTAGCCGGGGGCAAGCCTTCCAACAATTCCCGATCGCCGGCGCGGCCTATCACGAAGCAGGCATGGCGGTGTCGAGTACACATCACGCAGAGGCGTCCAGACTCAAGATGGAACTCGTCGGCCTCGTCAAGGCCAGCCATAGGATGCCAGCAGATGCTGATATCGAATTCACGACCCTGTAGCTTATTGGCCGTATCAACTATGACCCGGCCGAGGCCCGCCCTGTCCAGGAGAGTCCGCACCAATCCTTTCTGATCGTTGTGCGATACCCCGACCGCAATGCGCTCAGGCAGCAGCTTCGTGCCATCTGGATTGCGCTCGCAAACCAGAACGGGTGATCTCGCCAGAAGCCTACTCACTAGATCAGCAATAACTTGGCCCGTATCAGGGTCGCACACCAAAGTCTGACGCGCCGGAAGCTCCAGGTGGGCCCATCCGCCCTTGGCTGCCAGGGCAAGCCCCTCGTCTAGGGCGCGAGTTCGGAGGTCGCTGGCACTACTCCTGGTCAGCTTCATCTGCCTGACGCCATCCGCGACGGCTGCTCCGAAGACGTGGTCACGCGGGTAAAAGCATTTCGCAACAGCCGCGCCACGCCCGTCTAGCCGACGTGTAATGGGAAATCTGTGGGCCGGAGTGCCTGGATGGTTGGAGTGCAGGACGTCCACCGCGGTCTGTAACGGGTCTTCCGACAACCCTCTCCATTGTGTGCCGGCATCGACAGTGGTGAAGGGATTGATTTGGCCGCTGTCGCCCACGCAAAGATGCCGCGGAGCGATATCTGCAAGCGCAAGATATCGTCCGGCATTGGCCTGGAAGCTCTCATCCATAATAAGGGCGTCGAACGTGCCTAGACGTGGGATTGTGCTCCGCCGCGGGTTTCGGGCAGATCCGAGTTTATCGATTGTCCCGACTACCACGGCGTCTCCCGTCGCCTGATGGGCTGGAGAAATAATCTGAACGTTGGGCCGGGCCGCCCATGCGGGCAGTTCAACGCCTTGCGCGGGAACAAAAGCCACTGGCCGGTTGGGCTCGCTCTCCGCGATCGATCGCACCAACCCGTAGACCTGCTCATTCGTCGGCGCAGCTACGGCTACCCGGATGTCCTGACGTCGACACAACCTCACCGTATCCGTCACGAAGTAAGTTTTTCCGGCGCCTGCAATAGCAGAGAGGGTCACGGCCCCCTCCCCGCGAATCTGGAAAAAATCTTGCTGTGCGGCACGGGCGACTTTGTCAGCCTCTGCCAGAACCGTCTGGTTGTACGTGCTCATGCAGCCTCCGTGATATCGCTCGTGTTCTCCAGGTCCGTTTCGGGCGGCGGAGGCTCCTTCGGTCGATGCGTCCATGGCGTGGATTGCGGCAGGTGTACCTCGTAGGGCGTCCGCGTGTTCAGCTGCGAGAAACAGGCGCGTTGACCAACTCGGGGAAGGCCGGCCTCCTGTGCCTGGTTCGTCTGCAAAATGAGGGTTACTTCAGATCCTGCTCCATTCCCGGCGACGCTCATGATAACCCACTCACGTCCGGCAGGCGCCTTAGTCCACCAAACCTCGGTGCCGGTGGGCAGCGCACATGGTTCGTCGGTGCGGAGAACGACGCTGGGCCGCTTGCAGTTGCGCCCATTGATGAGCTCACGACGGTCTGGATCGCAGCGCAAGACTTGTCCGGCGATTGCCTTGCCAGCCAGCAGCACCGGCAACATGCGCAGCGGATCGTCGATTGCCTCTTCTGCAATCATCATTGCCTTGGCGCGTTCGTACTCATTCAGGCGCATGGCTGCCGACCGCGAGTTCATGCGTACCTTGCGCCGGCCCTGCGCGGGCCCGACCATCCAGCTCAGGTGGCTCGCGTAGGCAATCCGGTCTTCCCGAACCCGTCGACTTACTGATGCAGCCTCAGTCCGCTTACGTTCACGGTCCACGACCTTCCAAACCAGCTTCCACGTATCATCGACTAAGTCAGCGTACAGGTCCCGCAACGGCTTCACGAGCTTGCGAACGGTTGGTGCGTCCCTGCGCCCTGCCCTTGCTTGATTGAACTGCATCATTAGGTCGTACACACGTTCCGCGTCGATCGGATCGGGCGCGGGCCCGACTGCTTGGCGTTCAGCCACCTCCGCTGCGTCAAATCCGTGACGCCCTTTTCCCGGATCTACCCAGGCGTCCATAGCCGCAAGCGAGCGAGCCTCGTAGCTGCTCATGCCGGCGACGTAGTGCGTGGCAAGCAGGTCGGCCATCGACAGGATCAGCTGCTGACCCGGCGTGTTGGCGTGTGCGGCGAGCCACATGAAATGCCTACCCAGCCGAGGAAGAATCGGATCCGCCGCACGCTCTCCAGTCGTGGGTAGATACGCCAGCCGCCTACCAAGGCGGCCCAAGACGCCAACCGTTTCAGAGTTCGCCACGATCACCTGAGGCAACATTTTAGGGACCCGCAGCTCGGCGCCAAAATGCTCAATCACTTCAACGGCCCCCTGCGCGTACGCCTCGAAGGCGGGGCAGAAATCTTTCGCGAAATCGGTGAGAGCCGAGAAGAGCAGTTCGCGATCGAGCGGATAACCCGGTACGTACACCTTCGGGCCGGACCGTTTGGTGCCGAAGGCAATAGCGCCAACGCTGTACGGCTCTGCGCCAAGCTGCCAAGCTACGATGCAGAGAGGGTTTTCAGAGATCGCCCGGTGGCGAAATAAGGCAGACGGCTGAGCACGCCCATCCTTGTGAGCCCGTGCGGCAAGCATAGCTTGGAAGCTCATAGGCCCCCTCCTTTTAGGACACGGTCATACGCCGCAGCGGCCCTTGCGAGCGCGTCAGCAGCATGCACCTCGGCTGGTCCTGGAGGTGCGCCCGTTGAGAGCTCGATTGCGCGGGTCAGGGAGTGGACGCCGGGGAGCTGCCGAACGACAGGTCCTCCGCAGAGCACCGGCAGTCCAGAGGTGTGAGCCCGACTACGGCACAGCCGCGCCATTCCACAATCCTGAAGGCAAGACGGCGTATAGCTCGTGCCGACTATATCGAGCAGCTTTTCGAGCACAATCAAGCGCAAATCGGGGTCCAGTGCGACGGCCGGTAGTTCCACCCCTTCCGGAAGGCGAGATAGGATCTCCGCGGGTTTTGGTAGGGTTGCAAGCAGCCGTTCAGCCCTGCGGATACGAGCTTCCATCGGCTGACGCAGCAGGGTGGGGGTCAAGCCGACACCATCGGCGACGATGATGAACCCTT
This region of Microvirga mediterraneensis genomic DNA includes:
- a CDS encoding DNA cytosine methyltransferase gives rise to the protein MKTTLNVTAVFGGIGGMELGLHRSGHVTTLFCENDPEATAVLAHRFRDIRINFDVRKTEALVEDIDPASNLLTAGFPCTDLSQAGRMQGFQGAQSSLVRKVFDLLDARPFPRLLIENVPNWRVLHGGQYMTEVVEALEARGYRWAYRVIDARAFGLPQRRLRVFLYATQEGDPRDALLQGDEAPDQRVYGLSEAAHGFYWTEGNKGLGWGEDCIPTLKGGSAIGIPAAPAVLMPDGKIITPDLRDGERLQGFESGWTDVDTVLPQFGERRFNQRKRWLLIGNAVNVEVAAWIGERLAGSANAKVPEGTTIEPGSKWPAAAWFDGRVRRRVDIGTWPVNRSRPPLASFLIHGGQLLSRRATNGFHERILRSPLRITKEFKDAVRLHLARMEQHEGKAMLAAAE
- a CDS encoding DEAD/DEAH box helicase, producing the protein MTQINLRPWQAQAISKAITWLVETRVDRHFLINAAPGAGKTICASVIARRLIEADEIDRVIVIAPRSEVVRQWAEEYKVVTGRSMTKVTGAHAEIEDYGTDLCATWSAIQGLQDGFQQVCRASRTLVICDEHHHAAVEAAWGAKADGAFTDARYVLVLTGTPIRSDGQEPVWFGYDSLGRIDHPQEGTYTLSYGDAVDLGYCRPITFHRHEGRFSVTLPDGDNIAVSGTAETELGTELKRIKGLQQALDFYKLACTPKYLADGETPDVESYQASMLQWGIAKLNDIRHLIPNAGGLVIAPNIAVAEYMAALLEQLEGERPVLVHSQLANAEARISSFKNTDKRWLVSVSMISEGVDIKRLRILVYLPYAQTELAFRQAMGRVVRSLGDNDYSRAYVVMPTHRILEEYARRVELEMSPAARKDNPRPTTKTCPTCEAQNPLNAAHCSDCGHEFPSRPEKFKACGECGSLNPFSADECQVCGHSFRTDFQITLNEALRLGAIVRGMDLEEDEVREGEDNKAEILSDVLASGDDALIKVVKQLPEESWGRLRRILNRT
- a CDS encoding helix-turn-helix domain-containing protein, yielding MTSANYQPAMALREHLLEGHRVSLLEAILLFGVQSLNAELARMKKEGFIVKSQRAPMAKIIRRVNEYTICKVPDALPYREIHMTEYWISR
- a CDS encoding very short patch repair endonuclease, which encodes MGTRPRVVTDAQTSARMKRIRQRDTKPELMLRRWLWARGIRFTTSNRDLPGSPDLANRKHRWAIFVHGCFWHGHENCVRSRLPKRNEEFWRDKIDTNKERDRRKAAQLSEMGFYVMTIWGCEVDKLGELTPQQEAHLLDPLRRLNPPR
- a CDS encoding DEAD/DEAH box helicase family protein, encoding MSTYNQTVLAEADKVARAAQQDFFQIRGEGAVTLSAIAGAGKTYFVTDTVRLCRRQDIRVAVAAPTNEQVYGLVRSIAESEPNRPVAFVPAQGVELPAWAARPNVQIISPAHQATGDAVVVGTIDKLGSARNPRRSTIPRLGTFDALIMDESFQANAGRYLALADIAPRHLCVGDSGQINPFTTVDAGTQWRGLSEDPLQTAVDVLHSNHPGTPAHRFPITRRLDGRGAAVAKCFYPRDHVFGAAVADGVRQMKLTRSSASDLRTRALDEGLALAAKGGWAHLELPARQTLVCDPDTGQVIADLVSRLLARSPVLVCERNPDGTKLLPERIAVGVSHNDQKGLVRTLLDRAGLGRVIVDTANKLQGREFDISICWHPMAGLDEADEFHLESGRLCVMCTRHRHACFVIGRAGDRELLEGLPPATPAWPGADLDRVLTGWEVHQSVFSALEPFRVTVP
- a CDS encoding HNH endonuclease signature motif containing protein, with the protein product MSRRLFSDRQRKILRLLAGSSCQKCGQPLDASFHADHKQAFSKGGKTILKNGQALCPTCNQQKGNKDDAD